The genomic segment CCAGGTACGGGACGGGGGCCTCGGGATCGTCGGCCACAACTTCGGCTCTGGCGGCGGTGAAAAGCTCTGCCGTCGACATCCGTGTCGGGTCTGGGCGAACGGGGCGGAAATTCACGAGTGCATTGTTGCGCGGTCGCGCCACGGCGCCGGAGCGGCCACCATCGGCACATGGGCATGGAGCTTGTCGTGGAGCGTTTCGGGTTGGGGCGGTTGGAGGGCGAACCTGTTCGGGTGCCGGGTGGACTGTCCAACGAGTTGTGGCGGGTGCGGACCGGGCGGGGTGATTTCGCCGTGAAGCGGATGGTGGTCAACGCGCGGCTCCCGGAGTTCGTCGGCAACGTCGAGGCCGCGTACGCGGTGGAGCAGCGTGCCTGGGCCGCGGGGGTGCCCATGCCCGAGCCGGTCCCGGTGGACGGCCGGGCCCTGGTGCGCGTCGACGGCGAGCTGTACCGCGTCCACCGCTGGGTGGAGGGAAAGCCGGGAGCCCAGGGGCAACCAAAAGCCGAGGGAAAGGGAGCCCAGGGGCAGCCACAAGCTGAGGGAAAGGGAGCCCAGGGGCAGCCACAAGTTGAGGGAACGGCAGCCCAGGGGCGGCCACAAGCTGAGGGAACGGCAGCCCAGGGGCGGCCACAAGCTGAGGGAACGGCAGCCGAAGAGCGACCACAAGCCGAGGAAAAGGGAGTCCAGGCGAGGCGGGCACGGGCCACCGCGGACAGCGCGGCCGAACTGCTGGCCGACATCCACGCCGCGGGGCGACCACGCCGCCGCACGCTGCCGGGGCTGAGCTGGGACGGCCGGCGCTGGGGCGGCAAACTGATCAACCTGGCCCAGCGCGTCGCCGGCGGCCCCAGGGAAACGCTGGTCGTCTACAGCCACCGCGACCTCGACCCGAAGAACACACTGCGGGACGCCGACGGGCGACTTCTGGCCGTCGACTGGGATGCCGCCGGGCCGATCAGCGCGATCCACGAGGCGGTGGCCCTGGCCCTGGACTGGCGCGACTGGACCGCCTTAGCCACTTACGAGCAGCGCACCGGCCGCACAGTCCCGGCCGAACCTTGGATCTTTGGCGGCTGGGTGGCCGCGCAGGGTGGATGGCTCGATCACACCGCCGACGACGGCACCCGGGCCGCACTGCTGGAGCTGGCCGAGAGCCTCGACGACCTGATCACCGAACTCGGGCGACCGCCCGCTCGACCAGCGTCTTGAGGATGTGCCCCAGATCGTCACCGGCGGCCTGCACGGCGAGCGGCAGCAGCGACGTCTCGGTCATGCCGGGCGACACGTTGATGCCGAGCACTTGCGGCGACCCGTCCTCGGCCACGATCAGGTCGACCCGGGACAGGTCACGCAGCCCCAGCGCCTTGTGTGCGGCCAGGGCCG from the Paractinoplanes abujensis genome contains:
- a CDS encoding phosphotransferase yields the protein MGMELVVERFGLGRLEGEPVRVPGGLSNELWRVRTGRGDFAVKRMVVNARLPEFVGNVEAAYAVEQRAWAAGVPMPEPVPVDGRALVRVDGELYRVHRWVEGKPGAQGQPKAEGKGAQGQPQAEGKGAQGQPQVEGTAAQGRPQAEGTAAQGRPQAEGTAAEERPQAEEKGVQARRARATADSAAELLADIHAAGRPRRRTLPGLSWDGRRWGGKLINLAQRVAGGPRETLVVYSHRDLDPKNTLRDADGRLLAVDWDAAGPISAIHEAVALALDWRDWTALATYEQRTGRTVPAEPWIFGGWVAAQGGWLDHTADDGTRAALLELAESLDDLITELGRPPARPAS